Proteins from a single region of Bacteroidota bacterium:
- a CDS encoding cold shock domain-containing protein, with the protein MADTFNKKNLEQKKAKKKKEKLERKEERRANNEKGKKLEDMIAYIDEFGNITDVPPDKQNRIEINIEDIQLGAAPVIQEKTFSGILSLFFPEKGYGFITDSKSKESVFVHSNNFLEPIVENDKVSFEKEKTPKGFAAINVKKIK; encoded by the coding sequence ATGGCAGACACATTTAACAAAAAAAATTTAGAACAGAAAAAAGCAAAGAAAAAAAAGGAAAAGTTAGAGCGAAAGGAAGAACGTAGGGCTAATAACGAAAAAGGCAAAAAACTCGAAGACATGATTGCCTATATTGATGAATTTGGTAATATTACAGATGTACCACCGGACAAACAAAACAGGATAGAAATCAACATTGAAGATATCCAATTAGGTGCGGCACCCGTCATACAAGAAAAGACATTTAGCGGAATTCTTTCTCTATTTTTCCCCGAAAAAGGCTATGGCTTTATTACTGACAGTAAAAGCAAAGAGAGCGTTTTTGTTCACAGCAACAATTTTCTTGAACCCATAGTTGAAAACGATAAAGTATCGTTTGAAAAAGAAAAGACTCCCAAAGGGTTTGCGGCAATCAATGTCAAAAAAATCAAATAA
- a CDS encoding cold shock domain-containing protein: MQEGTVKFFNESKGFGFITPNDGTEDVFVHVSGLKDKIREKDSVTYEIQQGKKGLNAVNVKLA; encoded by the coding sequence ATGCAAGAAGGAACAGTAAAATTCTTTAATGAATCAAAAGGTTTTGGATTTATCACGCCTAATGACGGGACAGAAGATGTCTTTGTTCATGTGAGTGGTTTGAAAGACAAAATCAGAGAAAAAGACAGCGTAACGTATGAAATACAGCAAGGCAAGAAAGGGCTTAATGCTGTCAACGTTAAATTAGCATAA